The following coding sequences lie in one Marinobacter arenosus genomic window:
- a CDS encoding cob(I)yrinic acid a,c-diamide adenosyltransferase yields MGNRLSKIYTRTGDDGSTGLADGNRIAKNAQRVEAMGTADELNCHIGLLIETLDSNDPLVESLRRIQHHLFDLGGEFAIPGSKVIGEDHIEWLEQTLDHHNEGIPPLKNFILPGGTPAAAQCHLARAVCRRAERIVVALGHEDSINTASRHYLNRLSDLLFVIARVLARRDGGEEILWEQKKSGL; encoded by the coding sequence ATGGGCAATCGCCTTTCCAAGATCTACACCCGAACCGGGGACGATGGCTCAACAGGCCTGGCCGATGGCAATCGCATTGCCAAGAACGCACAGCGTGTCGAGGCCATGGGTACTGCCGACGAACTGAACTGCCACATTGGCCTGCTGATCGAAACCCTCGACAGCAACGACCCCCTGGTGGAGAGCCTGCGCCGCATCCAGCATCACCTGTTCGACCTGGGCGGCGAGTTCGCCATACCCGGCAGCAAGGTGATTGGCGAGGACCACATTGAATGGCTGGAGCAGACCCTTGATCACCATAACGAGGGAATTCCCCCGTTGAAGAACTTCATTCTCCCGGGTGGTACGCCCGCCGCAGCCCAGTGCCACCTGGCCCGGGCCGTTTGCCGGAGAGCCGAACGCATTGTGGTTGCCCTTGGGCACGAGGATTCCATCAACACCGCGTCCCGCCATTACCTGAACCGACTGTCGGACCTGCTGTTCGTGATCGCCCGGGTACTGGCCCGGCGGGACGGTGGCGAGGAAATTCTGTGGGAGCAAAAAAAATCCGGCCTCTGA
- a CDS encoding ketopantoate reductase family protein translates to MIAILGAGALGRLWAASLPAHETVFVPRPATSPSEPLAYTFQRLDGTEHPVSVPWLTASDTPGLVLVMTKAGDTREALEAIAAALPSTTPIVLFQNGLGSQQAVAERWPDRPVLAASTTEGANRPSPDRVVHAGAGETWVGALTDVGRAYTAPVVERLSVSGLRIHPENNILGRLWQKLVINAGINPFTAILDCPNGDIVSADFFQTHIDDLCREIAQLMAASGQTASEPADLRARIEAVAHATAGNTSSMRSDMLQGRTTEIDYINGYLVRLGQSLGIPTPVNQMLTERVKQLSTR, encoded by the coding sequence GGCGGCTTTGGGCCGCCTCGCTGCCTGCCCACGAAACCGTCTTTGTTCCCAGACCGGCAACCTCGCCCAGCGAGCCTTTGGCGTACACGTTCCAACGTCTTGACGGCACAGAACACCCGGTTTCCGTACCCTGGCTCACCGCCTCAGATACGCCGGGCCTGGTACTGGTCATGACCAAAGCCGGGGATACGCGGGAGGCGCTTGAGGCCATTGCGGCCGCCCTGCCCTCGACAACCCCCATTGTGCTGTTTCAGAACGGCCTTGGCAGCCAACAGGCGGTTGCGGAACGCTGGCCAGACCGGCCGGTACTGGCCGCCAGTACCACCGAGGGGGCCAACCGGCCGTCACCGGATCGGGTCGTTCACGCTGGTGCTGGCGAAACCTGGGTTGGCGCGCTCACCGACGTCGGGCGGGCTTACACAGCCCCCGTGGTTGAACGCCTGAGCGTCAGCGGCCTGAGGATCCACCCGGAAAACAACATCCTCGGCCGACTCTGGCAAAAGCTGGTGATCAATGCCGGCATCAACCCGTTTACCGCGATTCTCGACTGCCCCAACGGCGACATAGTGTCTGCGGACTTTTTCCAGACCCACATCGACGACCTGTGCCGGGAAATCGCTCAACTGATGGCCGCAAGCGGTCAGACGGCCAGTGAACCCGCAGATCTCAGAGCCCGAATTGAAGCGGTGGCGCATGCCACTGCCGGCAACACCTCCTCCATGCGCAGTGATATGCTGCAGGGGCGAACCACCGAGATTGATTACATCAACGGCTACCTGGTGCGCCTGGGTCAGTCCCTGGGAATTCCGACACCGGTGAACCAAATGCTGACAGAACGGGTAAAACAACTGTCAACACGCTAA